A window of the Chaetodon trifascialis isolate fChaTrf1 chromosome 9, fChaTrf1.hap1, whole genome shotgun sequence genome harbors these coding sequences:
- the LOC139335882 gene encoding extracellular calcium-sensing receptor-like, whose translation MNSHQDQSHKCKIIPGSLSLPVLEKKGDIILGGLFSLHDMVVEPRLSFISTPPPTQCTRFNFRTFRWMQTMIFAIEEINRDGKLLPNITLGYKIYDSCSTPHQALKAAMQLVRNEKDSGIEGGIESKDTCHKTLPVVIGDGGSTQSLVVARFLGVFHVPQVSYFSSCACLSDKKEFPAFFRTMPSDFFQVHALVQLVKHFGWTWVGVIAGDDAYGRGGANIFANEVRRLGACVALHEIIPKNRAQTAISSIISKIHSSGARVILVFAVEQDAAALFDEVLRQGLIGIQWLASEAWSTAAVLSTPKKYHHILQGSMGFAIRRAHIPGLQDFLLRLHPLSPDALEDPFLIPFWEEVFQCSLAEHEGQGRNIEGKPPCSGTEELGNVKNIYSDVSQLRISYNVYKAVYAIVHALKAMRSCVKGKGPFPLQACPDIDNIQPWQLLHYITQVEHLNSFGDEIKFDENGDPTAMYDLVNWQLTQNGETEYVTIGKFDETTTAGKQKLQIQEQNIVWNGNQTKVPLSVCSSICPPGSRKAIRPHFPICCHDCVVCTAGEISNQTDAIECARCLPEFWSNAERTACIPKQVEFLSFGDTMGITLMAISLMGSFCTCVVVFIFTYHRTTPIVRANNSELSFLLLLSLTLCFLCSLTFIGRPSEWSCMLRRTAFGITFVLCISCILGKTIVVLMAFKATLPGSNVMKWFGPAQQKAIITICTLVQVIICTVWLIVAPPTPRQVTPRKSAVVILLCDEGSPIAFALVLGYIGLLASLCLLLAFLARKLPDNFNEARLITFSMLIFCAVWVAFVPAYISSPGKYSTVTEVFAILASSYGLLGCIFAPKCYIILLRPEKNTRKHLMSKTVTDKF comes from the exons ATGAACTCCCACCAAGACCAGAGCCACAAGTGCAAAATAATCCCAggttctctgtctctgcctgtgcTGGAGAAAAAGGGGGACATCATCTTAGGGGGACTCTTCTCCCTTCATGACATGGTGGTGGAGCCCAGACTGTCCTTCATCTCCACGCCTCCTCCCACACAGTGCACCAG atTTAACTTTAGGACATTTCGTTGGATGCAAACAATGATCTTTGCCATCGAGGAGATCAACAGAGATGGCAAACTCCTTCCCAACATCACATTGGGCTACAAGATCTATGATTCATGCAGTACACCTCATCAGGCTCTGAAGGCTGCTATGCAGTTAGTGAGAAATGAGAAGGATTCAGGGATTGAAGGGGGGATAGAGAGCAAAGACACCTGCCATAAGACTTTACCAGTAGTAATAGGAGATGGAGGCTCTACACAGTCTCTCGTTGTGGCCCGTTTCCTGGGAGTCTTCCATGTGCCCCAG GTCAGTTACTTCTCCAGTTGTGCCTGTTTAAGTGATAAAAAGGAGTTTCCTGCCTTTTTCAGGACCATGCCCAGTGACTTCTTTCAG GTACATGCATTAGTACAACTTGTTAAGCATTTTGGCTGGACTTGGGTGGGTGTGATTGCAGGGGATGATGCCTATGGCCGTGGTGGAGCTAACATCTTTGCCAATGAG GTCAGAAGGTTAGGTGCTTGTGTTGCCCTCCATGAGATCATCCCTAAGAACCGAGCACAGACTGCAATTTCATCTATCATTTCCAAGATCCATTCCTCTGGGGCTCGGGTGATCCTAGTGTTTGCTGTGGAACAAGATGCAGCTGCATTGTTTGATGAAGTACTCAG ACAGGGGCTCATTGGGATACAGTGGTTGGCCAGTGAGGCTTGGAGCacagctgctgtcctctccaCCCCCAAAAAGTACCACCACATCCTGCAGGGTTCTATGGGATTTGCCATTCGCAGAGCACACATCCCTGGATTGCAAGACTTTCTGCTTCGCTTGCATCCCTTGAGCCCAGATGCCCTTGAAGATCCCTTCCTGATACCCTTCTGGGAGGAAGTGTTTCAGTGTAGCCTGGCTGAGCATGAAGGTCAAGGACGTAATATTGAGGGTAAACCTCCATGCTCTGGAACCGAAGAGCTGGGAAATGTTAAGAATATCTATTCAGATGTGTCACAGCTAAGGATTTCCTACAATGTCTATAAGGCAGTGTATGCCATTGTCCATGCACTCAAGGCAATGAGAAGCTGTGTGAAAGGAAAAGGGCCATTTCCTCTGCAGGCCTGTCCAGATATAGACAATATACAACCATGGCAG CTACTTCATTACATAACACAGGTGGAACATTTGAACTCGTTTGGTGATGAAATCAAGTTTGATGAGAACGGTGACCCCACAGCCATGTATGACCTGGTGAACTGGCAGCTGACACAAAACGGAGAAACAGAATATGTCACTATTGGCAAGTTTGATGAGACAaccacagctggaaaacaaaaactccAGATACAGGAACAGAACATTGTATGGAATGGCAACCAAACCAAA GTTCCCTTGTCAGTATGCAGCAGCATTTGTCCCCCAGGTAGCCGGAAGGCAATCAGACCTCACTTCCCTATCTGCTGCCATGATTGTGTGGTTTGTACAGCTGGGGAGATTAGCAATCAGACTG ATGCCATAGAGTGTGCGCGTTGCCTGCCAGAGTTCTGGTCCAATGCTGAGAGGACAGCCTGTATCCCCAAACAGGTGGAGTTCCTCTCCTTTGGTGACACCATGGGCATCACACTGATGGCTATTTCCCTCATGGGCTCCTTCTGTACCTGTGTTGTGGTGTTCATCTTCACCTATCACAGGACCACTCCTATTGTCAGGGCCAacaactctgagctgagcttcctgctgctcctctccttgactctgtgtttcctgtgttctctGACCTTCATCGGCCGGCCGTCTGAGTGGTCCTGCATGCTGCGACGCACAGCGTTCGGCATCACCTTTGTCCTCTGTATCTCTTGTATTCTGGGGAAAACTATTGTAGTGCTAATGGCCTTCAAGGCTACACTACCGGGCAGCAATGTCATGAAATGGTTTGGTCCTGCACAGCAAAAGGCAATCATTACCATTTGTACACTGGTCCAG GTAATCATCTGTACAGTGTGGCTGATTGTTGCTCCACCCACTCCACGGCAAGTGACGCCACGCAAGAGCGCTGTTGTCATACTCTTGTGTGATGAAGGTTCACCCATAGCATTCGCTCTTGTCCTGGGCTACATTGGCCTGCTGGCCAGCCTTTGCCTCCTCTTGGCCTTTCTGGCAAGGAAACTCCCAGATAACTTCAACGAGGCCAGACTCATCACCTTCAGCATGCTCATTTTTTGTGCGGTGTGGGTAGCCTTTGTTCCCGCCTACATCAGCTCTCCAGGGAAGTACTCCACAGTCACAGAGGTGTTTGCTATCTTGGCCTCTAGTTATGGACTACTGGGCTGCATCTTTGCACCAAAGTGCTACATAATCCTGCTCAGGCCAGAAAAAAATACAAGGAAACACCTGATGTCCAAAACTGTCACTGACAAATTTTAG